A region of the Geomonas subterranea genome:
GGCGGAACTGGCGCTTCTGATCGGCAGGGAGGGGCGCGACATCCCGGCCGCCGATGCCCTCTCCTACCTGGCGGGGTACGCCGTCGCCATCGACCTGACCCTCAGGGACGTGCAGGCGGAGCTGAAGAAGAAGGGGCTACCGTGGGACATCGCCAAGGGGTTCGACACCGCCTGCCCCCTCTCCCCGTTCGTCCCGGCTGAGCAGGTGGCCGATCCGCATCAGCTGCGCATCACGCTCACCGTGAACGGCGAGAAGCGCCAGGACGGCGGCACCGACCTGATGATCCACCGCATCCCCGAGCTGTTGAGCTACCTCTCCTCCATCTTCACGCTGGAGCCGGGCGACCTGGTGCTGACCGGCACGCCCGCCGGGGTCGGTCCGGTCAAGAGCGGCGACCGCGTCGTCGCCGGGATCGCCGGGGTGGGGAGCATCGAGGTTTCGGTCCGGTAAGGAGAGCTTTACCAACAAAGGAGGTTTTTCATATGAGCAACGAGAAGAGCTGCCCCGACTGCCAGGGGCTCATGGTGCTGATGCCGGGGTGAGGTGGCCTCTTCTGGCGGTGCCAGAAGTGTGGCAAGAAGCTACCCCTAAGCGGAGACGTCTCCAAAGGGTGTGGCTGCAGCTAAAATTGTAATCCTGGACAAGAAAGGGGGCACTAAAGCCCCCTTTTTCCGTTTCCCCTCCGGCGGTTCAGACCGGCTGCACCGGTGCCGGCGCCCCTTCGACCCCGGCATCTTTCATCCCCGCCTCCCCTGCCCCAGCGGTTCCGGCTCCCGTCTCACGCCTCTCCCGCTCATCCCGGAGTACCTCGAGCAGCCGCTCCTCGGAGAGCGGGCGGTGGTAGTAGTACCCCTGCAGCTCGTCGCAGCCCCGCTGCGCCAGGAACTCCGCCTGTTCCCGGGTCTCCACCCCCTCGGCGATGACATGCAGCTCCATCGCCTTGGCGATCCCGATGATGGCATCCACGATGGCGCGCTCGTCGGGGAGTTCGCAGACGTTCCTGATGAAGGCACGGTCGATCTTCAGGTGGTCGATGGGGAAGTTCTTCAGGTACTGCAGCGAGGAGTACCCGGTGCCGAAATCGTCGATGCCGATGGAGACGTTGAGTCCCTTGAGATGCCACAGCTTGGTGGC
Encoded here:
- a CDS encoding fumarylacetoacetate hydrolase family protein, which produces MKTAQLIGSPEPVRIGKILCIGRNYADHIKELGNETPERPVIFTKPATSVIGAGEEIVIPSYSSDCHHEAELALLIGREGRDIPAADALSYLAGYAVAIDLTLRDVQAELKKKGLPWDIAKGFDTACPLSPFVPAEQVADPHQLRITLTVNGEKRQDGGTDLMIHRIPELLSYLSSIFTLEPGDLVLTGTPAGVGPVKSGDRVVAGIAGVGSIEVSVR